The following coding sequences are from one Cygnus olor isolate bCygOlo1 chromosome 2, bCygOlo1.pri.v2, whole genome shotgun sequence window:
- the LRATD2 gene encoding protein LRATD2 gives MGNQVEKLTHLNYKEVPTADPAGVDRDEGPRIGVSYIFSNDDDELEQQQESGHDLGGEHPALQPYDPQLHEVECSVYYRDECIYQKSFSEEDISPEEGDEGGRGHLSTYTPENLLNRCKPGDLVEFVCQAQYPHWVVYVGDFQVVHLHRLEVVNSFLTDASQGRRGRIANQLYRYKPLSPAAVVRNALEQVGCKDRDLSWRNSECFAAWCRYGKREFKIGGELRIGKQPYRLQIRLGDKRSHTLEFQSLEDLIMEKRRNDQIGRAAVIQELSSHLQAAEEEDEEEDEDHHHHPGARTAVE, from the coding sequence ATGGGGAACCAGGTGGAGAAGCTGACCCACCTGAACTACAAGGAAGTTCCCACGGCTGACCCAGCGGGTGTGGACAGGGATGAAGGGCCCAGGATCGGGGTCTCGTACATCTTTTCGAATGATGATGatgagctggagcagcagcaggagtcaGGACACGACCTGGGGGGGgagcacccagccctgcagccttaCGATCCCCAGCTGCACGAGGTGGAGTGCTCGGTCTATTATCGGGATGAGTGTATCTACCAGAAGAGCTTTTCTGAGGAGGACATCTCACCAGAGGAGGGTGATGAAGGAGGCCGGGGACACCTGAGCACCTACACACCGGAGAACCTGCTGAACAGGTGCAAGCCGGGCGACCTGGTGGAGTTTGTGTGCCAGGCCCAGTACCCGCACTGGGTGGTCTACGTTGGGGATTTCCAAGTCGTGCACCTGCACAGGCTGGAGGTGGTGAACAGCTTCCTCACCGATGCCAGCCAGGGCAGACGGGGCCGCATCGCCAACCAGCTGTACCGCTACAAGCCCCTCAGCCCGGCCGCGGTGGTGCGCAACGCCCTGGAGCAGGTGGGCTGCAAGGACCGGGACCTGAGCTGGAGAAACTCTGAGTGTTTCGCTGCCTGGTGCCGCTACGGCAAGAGGGAGTTTAAAATCGGTGGGGAGCTGCGCATAGGCAAGCAGCCCTACCGCTTGCAGATCCGCCTGGGCGACAAGCGCAGCCACACACTGGAGTTTCAGAGCCTGGAGGATCTGATtatggagaagaggagaaatgacCAGATTGGCAGGGCTGCTGTGATCCAGGAGCTCTCCAGCCACCTGCAGGCcgcagaggaggaagatgaagaggaggatgaagacCATCACCACCATCCAGGTGCTCGGACTGCTGTGGAGTAG